CTTACTATTAAATAATACGAATCTGGACGAAATGCAGGCCGGCAACAATGCCATAGTGGAAGAAATCCTAGAATTTGCCAAAGAAGCCTGTGATTTAGATTTTACCAACTACAAACGGCCAACACTTTTCCGGCGGGTAGCCAAGCGCATGCTGGAAACCAACCACGATAGTTACGAAAAATACTTTACTTATTTAAAACAAAACAAAGAGGAAATTCAACACCTCTGCGGCGAATTTTTAATTAACGTAACCCGGTTTTTTCGCGATGAGCGGGCCTTTGCCATCCTGGAAGAAAAAGTAATCCCGGAAATTGTCCGTTCTAAAAAAGCCGATGATTCCATAAAAATATGGGTAGCTGGCTGTAGCACCGGCGAAGAACCTTACTCGCTGGCGATGCTCCTGGACACGTATTTAGCTAAAATCCGGAGCCATGTGCCTGTTAAAATATTTGCTACCGATGTAGATAAACAAGCGCTGCACCTGGCTTCCCGGGGAGCTTATCCGGATGCCATTACGCAGGTGCTCCCGCCGGCAATGCTGGCCAAGTATTTTGTGCGCCGCACCGATGATTATGTGGTTTGCGAGCACATCCGCAAGATGATTATTTTTGCGCACCACGATGTTACCAAAGATGCCCCTTTTAGTAAAGTAGATTTAGTAAGCTGCCGGAACATGCTTATTTACATGGATGGCCCTTTGCAGCACAAAGTGTTAAATGCATTTCATTTTGCATTAACTGTTGGTGGATTTTTATTTTTAGGTCCTAGCGAAAACTTGGGAGTTATTAAACAATACTTTTCAGAAATAAGCCGTAAATGGAAAATTTACCGCAACCTGGAAGCTTCCCGGAGATCCGTACCCCAAAACATTACTGTACGTAAGCTACAGATAGACTCCCGCCCACCGGATACCGTGCGGGCAAAAAGTCCGAAACCTACTTTAATGCAACAGATCGGTGATATTTTTAATGCAGCATTGGTAGAGGAATTTAACTTCGCCGGCGTTTGCATCGACGAAAATTACCGCCTGCTGCACGCTATAGGTAATTACAAAATGTATCTGGATTTGCCCGATTGGCAGCTAAATTTTAGCTTAACTAAAATGGTACCGGATGATATTGCCGTGGCTATTGGAGCTTCGGTGCGCAAAGTGGCGAAAACCAAGCAAAAGTCTACGCTACGTAATCTTGAACTAACCATTAACGGCACTACCCGGTTAATCGATATTGTAATAAAACCTTATTTATCCGGCGAATTCAGCGAACGCTTTTTGTTTATTTTATTCAGCGAATCTATCCGGTCTAAAAATTATAAAGAAGCAAATGTAAGTACTTCTTATAACCAGCAAGATCAGATAAATGCGTTAGAACAAGAGTTAAACGAAACCAAAGAAAACCTATATACCACTTTCGAAGAGTTGGAAGTTTCGAACGAAGAACTGCAATCGAACAACGAAGAATTGCTGTCGGCGAACGAAGAGCTGCAAAGCACCAACGAAGAACTGCAATCGCTCAACGAAGAATTGCATACGGTTAATACCGAGCATCAGCAAAAAATAAAAGAGTTAATAGAGCTGAACGAAGATATGGATAACTATTTTCGGAACGCCGATATTGGACAGATGTTCGTGGACCAACAACTAACCATTCGGAAGTTTACGCCCGCCATTATAAATCAGATTAATTTAATTCCGAATGACATTGGCCGGCCTTTAGCGCATTTTTCTAATAACCTGAAGTACGATCGATTAATTGACGATATTAAAGAAGTAATTGACACCGGCGCCCGCATAGAAAAAGAAATTCAGCTACGCACCGGCAGTTACTTTCTGATGCGCCTGGTACCTTATCTGAAACAAAATAATAAAATTGATGGGGTAGTTATTACGTTTGTGGATGTAACCCTGTTAAAAAACCTGAATAATACCTTAGAAGGTATTTTAAACAGTTCCATTAACGGCATTATTGCGCTTAAATCTGTCCGTAACCAAAACAATCAAATCGTTGATTTTGAATGGTCGATGGCGAACGAAGCCACCGGCCACATGTTTAAAAAAGATCCGGGAAGTTTGATTGGAAATAGTTTACTGGAAGAATTACCCGGCATGAAAAAAAGCCGCTTGTTTAACCGGTTTGTTCAGGTAGTGGCCACCGGCGAATTATTAAACCTGGAACATTACTATAACTATGATGGTATTGAAACCTGGTTTCAGACGGTAGCGGCTAAAGTAGAGGATGGCTTAACGGTTACCTTTGCCGATATTACCGAAAAAAAACTGGCCAGCCAAAACTTACTAACTGCTTACCAGGAGTTACAGGCGGCAGAAGAAAATTTAAAAAAATTAAATAATCAGCTAGAAGAACGTATTATTGATCGTACGCGCGAGTTATCGTCGAGCGAAGAACGCTTCCGGCTGATTTCGTTGGCTACCAACGATGCCATCTGGGACTGGACTTTGATTGATAATAAGCTGTGGTGGAACGAAGGCTTTAAAATTATGTTTGCCTACACCACCGAAGAAATTGAACCCGGGGTAGAGTCATGGTTCCAGCGCATCCATCCCGAAGATAAAGAACGAATTATTGCCAGCGTAAACGAAGCCATAAACCAAAGTCAGGAACAATGGTCGGCGGAGTACCGCTTCCGGAAAGCCGACGATACCTATGCTTATGTGTTTAACCGGGCTTTTATTATTCTGAACGAAAATGGGGTGGCTTATCGCATGTTGGGCTCTTTGCTGGATTTAACAAATTTAAAATTAGCCCAGGAAGAACTGCGCAAAACCAACGCCGATTTAATCCGGATAAATAACGACCTGGATAACTTTGTTTACACGGCTTCCCACGATTTAAAATCGCCAATCTCTAACATCGAAGGTTTATTGTATCACCTGGAAGTAGAATTAGCCGATGCCGACGAAAATGTACTCGAAATTTTAAACCATATTAAAAAATCAGTGGACAGGTTTAAGGTAACGATAAAAGATCTTACTGAAATTTCGAAGGTAGATAAAATTCAGTACGACGACGTAACCGAAATTAACGTGGAAGAACTGCTCGATGATATTAAACTCAGCATTAATAACTTAATCGAAGATTCTCACGCTAAAATTGAGGCGCATTGCGAAACTTGCCCAACCATTAAATTTTCCCGCCGCAACCTGCGCAGCATTTTATATAATTTACTCAGCAACTCTATAAAATACCGCGATTTTCACCGGCCGGTTAAAATAAAAGTTACTACCCAAAAAACCCCGGAGTATTCTGTTTTAATTGTAGAAGATAATGGCTTAGGCATAGACGAAGCTTACCAGACTAAGTTATTTAGCATGTTTAAGCGTTTTCATAACCATGTAGATGGCTCTGGCATTGGTTTGTATATCGTGAATAAAATTGTAGAAAACGCAGGCGGTAAAATAGAAGTAGAAAGCAAAGTAGATAAAGGCACTACGTTTAAGATTTTTTTAAAAAATACCGATTAATCTATTTCAAAAAAAAGAAAGGCCGCTCTACCGAGTGGCCTTTCTTTTTTTGAAAAATTAAAAAATTTCTATTCCGTAATTTCCCGTTCTTCTAAATAAGCCCACATCGCATCTTCGTTGGCACCGATAATTAAGCCGTACACCAACATAACCGTATAAACCCCCACCAGCAAAATACTTAACGGAATGTTAAACAAAAACGATAATGCCGTTGTGGCAACTGCATTTAGTTTGTTTTCCATTTTGGTAGAGGCGTACATAAAAAACAATAAATTAAAACCGATGGAGAATGCTACAAAATTAATTAAATCCAACATAAGTGAATCCGGATTGATGAAGGTGGGCGAATGATTTAAATGTATTTACAACTATAAGTTTAAATAAGATAATGATAAATTAAGTAAATAGCTACCTAATTATATAACTATAAAAGATTTATTTCGTATAAACTCCGTTCTGCATTAAAAAATTCCTTCTGTTTTTCTGTTCCTTATCTGCAAATCTAAATTTAGCTTCCTCCTTCCCTTTTAATTTTTAAAAACTAAACCTGCTGGCTAGTTTCTTACTTCAAGCTTAAAAAATTTTAAGAACTTATTTTTACTAACTTTTTTAGCCAAACTACAGTATATTTTGCTAATATAATTATATTAGCAAAATGGAAGAACAAACGTATTTTAAGGGCCGGGGCGCTCAGTTGAACCCCAGCAACCGGTTCCGACAAAATGAATATGTAACCGACCATGTAGAAGGCCTGGATGGACCTTTATTGCAAAATTCTAAAACAGAATACTACACCGAAAATCCAAAAAAGATCATTAACAAAGTGACCAGTCCGGATTTAGGCCTTTCGTATTCTATGAACCCTTACCAAGGCTGTGAACATGGCTGCATCTACTGTTATGCCCGCAACACGCACGAGTATTGGGGTTATAGCGCCGGCTTAGATTTTGAAAGAAAAATAATTATTAAAGAAAACGCGCCCGAAACCTTAGCTGCTCAGCTAGAGAACCCGAACTGGAAGGTTATGCCTTTGATGCTGTCTGGCAATACCGATTGTTACCAACCCATTGAGCAAAAAATGCAACTTACCCGGCGCATGCTGCAGGTGCTCCTGCAATACCGGCATCCGGTAAGTATTATTACTAAAAACGCCTTAATCTTACGCGATTTAGATATTCTGCGCCAACTCGACCAACTTAACCTGCTGCACGTAAATATTTCACTCACTACCCTTAACGAAGAGCTTAGAAGCAAATTAGAGCCGCGCACCGCCTCCGCGGCAAAACGCTTAGCAGTTATTCAAAAATTAAGCGAAGCAGGCATTTCGGTAAACGTGATGGTGGCCCCCATTATTCCGGGCTTAAACGATCACGAAATTCCGAAACTGCTGCAACAGGCCGCGGCTCACGGGGCCTCGTCGGCAGCCTATACCATTGTGCGGTTAAATGGCTCGATAGGGGAAATTTTTAGAAATTGGGTGCACCAAAACTATCCGGACCGGGCCGATAAAGTGCTAAACCAAATTGCCGCCTGCCATGGAGGCCAGATTAACGATAGTACTTACGGCCGGCGAATGACCGGTGAGGGCGAATGGGCGACCACCATTAGTAATTTGTTTCGGGTAACCAAAGCAAAATACCTACAGGGCCGCCAAATGAAACCTTACAATTATAGTTTATTTTGTACCAAGGCCGGCAAACAACTCCGTTTATTCTGAGTAATTCTATAAGCAGCTTTCCTGGTTTTTAAACCGTAATGCTTTTTAAATTTTTAAAATTTACATTCTAAATCACGCTTGGAATAAAATTACTGGTAATGGATATAATCTCTTTTTAACCGGTAAATTAAACCTTTTAGGCTAGCCGTACTCTAAAGAATAAATTAAAGTTAAATTAATATGAAAAGTACCTTTTTTGCCCTTGCATTCGGAATTATGGCAGTATCTACGGGTTTTGCTCAGATTCAAAATAACAATACGGCGCCAACCCAGGAAAACAGAACCCGGGCCACCCCAGAAGAACGGGCTAACCGCCAAACCGCCATGATGACGGAAACCTTAGGTTTATCAGCAGATCAGGAAGCGAAAGTAAAAGCCCTGAATTTAAAACGGCTAACGCAAATAGATGCGATGCGCGAAAACCGGGAAGCCAACGAAAAAGTAAACCGGAACCAAGCCAAGAATATTCGCGAAAACTTTAATACCGAATTAAAATCTATTCTTACCCCAGAGCAGTTTACCAAATTTGAAGCAGAACAAGGCAACATGCGCGGGAAACGCGGTAAGTTTAACGGTGCCCGGAAGCGCTCGTAGTAGCTCCCTATAAATAAATCATAAAAGTCCGTAAAAAATGCCAGTTTGTAGCTGGCATTTTTTATGGACTTTTATGATTTTCCCACTTTTATCATAGCGGAAGCAATTTTTTAAAATTTTACTCTTTTAGCAAACCATTTCGCTTAAGCAAGGCTTTGGGTGATGGCTCTTTGCCCCGGAAACGTTTATACAAAATCATGGGAGGCTCACTGCCGCCCGCTGAAAGAATGTGTTGCCGGAACAATGTTGCGGTTTGCTTATTAAAAACCCCTTTTTCCTGAAAAAACTCAAAGGCATCGGCATCTAATACTTCGGCCCATTTATAACTATAATAACCCGAAGAATAGCCTCCCTGAAAAATGTGCGAAAAAGAACAACTGGTGTTGGTACCCGGCACTAAAGGCAATATTTCAGTTTCGGCTAATGCTTTTTGCTCAAAAGTAAATACGTCGGCGATTTGCTCTGCCGGGATAGTATGCCAAGCTAAATCTAACCGGGCCAAACCTATTTGCCGGAGCGTAGCATAGCCCGCCATAAAATTGGTGCTTTGCTTAAGCCGCTGAATTAATTCATCCGGAATGGGTTCGTTGGTTTGATAGTGGCGGGCAAATAAATCCAAGCTTTCTTTTTCGGTGGTCCAATTTTCAAAAACCTGCGACGGCAATTCCACAAAATCCCAATACACGTGCGTACCCGATAAACTGGCGTAAGTGCCATTGGCCAGCAAACCATGCAGGGCATGGCCAAACTCATGAAATAAAGTACGCACTTCGTTAAACGTAAGCAAGGCCGGTTTAGAGGCAGTAGGCTTGGTAAAGTTGCACACAATAGCCACGTGTGGCCGTTGGTCTTGCCCGTTTTCTTTTTTCTGAGACCGGTACGAAGTCATCCAGGCACCGTTGCGTTTACCGGGCCTAGGAAAAAAATCGCAGTAAAAAATACCAATGTGTTTGCCATCCTCATCTTCTACCTCATACACTTTTACATCCGGATGATATGTTTGGATTTCGGTACTCTCTTTATACACCAACCCGTATAGCTTGTTAGAAACGGCAAATACGCCCGCAATAACTTGCTCTAAGGGAAAGTAAGGCTTCAAGATTTCGTCGTCGATGGCATATTTTTCTTTTTTTAATTTTTCGGAGTAATACGATAAATCCCAACGTTGCAAGGCACCTGGCCCGCCAATCTGGCTGGCGTAATTAGTTAAATTTTGCCATTCAGTTTCTGCTACGGGTTTGGCGTATACCAGCAAATCCTGCAAAAAATCTTGCACCTTGCCGGGGCTTTCGGCCATTCGCTCCTGCAATACAAAATCCGCGTGAGTTTTAAAACCTAACAATTGAGCCCGCTCCTGCCGCAGTTTCACGATATTTATTACTACTGCTTCGTTATTGTGGTCGTTTTGCTGGCACCCCCGGGACGCGTAAGCCCGGTACAACTCCTGGCGGAGGCCCCGGTTCTCGGCATAGGTCATGAATGGAATATAACTGGGCAAATGTAGGGTAAACAACCAGGTATTTTCTTTACCGGCTTCTTTGGCGGCTTGGGCGGCTGCCTCCACCAAAGACTCCGGCAAACCGGCTAAATCGGCTGCATCCGTTATTTCGAGCGCGTAGTTGTTGGTTTCGTGCAACACGTTTTCGCCAAACGTGAGCGATAGCTGCGATAGCTGGTTATCAATTTCGCGCAACCGGCTTTTACTAGCCTCGTTTAAATTGGCGCCGTTCCGTACAAAGCTTTTGTAGGTTTTTTCCAGCAGGGTGGCATCTTCAACGGTTAAAATTAACTCGGCGCGGTTTTGGTAAACTTGCTCAATGCGCTTAAACAAAGTTTCATCCAACATAATATCGTTGGCATAACTGGTTAACAGCGGCGAAATTTCTTTTGCCAGGTGCTGCATTTCCAGGTCGGTTTCAGCGGCGTTTAAGTTAAAAAAGATGCTGGAAATTTGATCCAGTAACTGGCCGCTTTGCTCCAAAGCCAAAATGGTATTTTCGAAAGTAGGCGCCGCAGAATTGCTGGTTATGGCGTTAATTTCAGTTTGGCCCCTTTTTATGGCCTCCTGCATGGCAGGCAAATAATGTTGGTGCTGGATTAAGGTAAAAGGCGCGGTTTGGAATGGCGTATCAAAATCTTCTAAAAGCGGATTCATGCGCAGGTAATTACATTATTTAATTTAAGTTTGATTAGAAAGGATAGAAACCCGTTTAACAGGTTTGTGCGGTAAATACTTTAAAAACGCTATCCTTTTAAAAGCTGCTTAAATTAATTATATAATTCCGAGTTGTCACTTTTTTTTAAAAAAATTCTAAAAAAGGCTCCTATTTCAAGCTAAAATCCAGATTAAATCTCATTTATTGAAAAGAAAAATCCTGTTTATTCAAAAAGTACGGGTACCTCTAAGCTATGTAAGTAAGGGTCCAGGCAAGCAGATTTGGTAAAAGTCCGGATTAAGCCTACATCTTTTAAGTTATACAGAAACCACACTTCGGCGTAAAAACTACCCAACCAATAAATATTTATTTTACACCAACCTTTAATCCGGTAATGTAAATAATGCCCTTCCTGTCGTATAAATTGCATCTTTTCTGATAAAGACAGCAATTCGAAATCTTTAACCCCTAACATGAATTATAAGCCAATTTTTTAATCATGAATCAATAGTGTATTACTGTGTAAAGCTACAAACAAAACACATTTAGCCTCTAACGATAAAAACTTAATTTTTGCTGCTTTTGGCGCGTATTTATTCCTAAACTAAAAATGCTTAGAAAAATTGGCCTAAAGCTGAAAAATAAAATACATGGCTAGAATTCCTATAAAGGTAGTTATGATGCCCGCAATATATTCTGGTTTACTTTTAGGCAGTGCGCATAAGTCGCAGGCTTGTTGGTGGCGGCTATAATGGTGGCCGCATTTGGCGCAAATTTTAAATTCAGGATTGTAGAGTAAAGGTTCTGTTTTCATAGCGTTTGTTTTCGATTTATAAACATTTTTACAAGCACTATAAATATACCTATAATCTTTTAAGAATCAATATTTTAAATAATAATTTTTTCTAAAGAAACCAAGATACCTCCCTACTGCTTTAAACACCTGAAATTAAATTAATAAGCAAAAGTTAAGATTAAAATGAATGAACGTTAGCGTCTTGGTTATACTCCTCCGAAATGATGCAGTAAGATATGATTACACCTATCAAAATACATGCTTTTCTCCATCTTAATTTAAGTTAAGTAGTTGTTTTATAACTACCTACAACAAATCCTGTTTTTATCAGAATAAATTATTTACAACAAATTTTCTATTTTAACGTTAAATATTTATATTGCACAATATAACAATACAACTATTCATTAAAATATTTTAATTCTTTTGATTTTAGCAGGTTAACCATATGAAAAAACTGTATCTAAGTTTGTTTGTAGCGGCATTTTTTAGTCTGGCTGCTCAGGCACAAGATATCTCCTCGTCCGCAGATAAACGTATTAATTTACTTACCCGGGTAATGGCTACCGAACTGCAGTTGAACGAGGCAGAATTTATTAAACTGCGGTCGTTGAACCGGGAAAGAATTTTAAAATCGGACGAAATTGCTACTTTATACAGCGCCGATGCCACTGTTATGGCAGCTAAGATGAAAGAAGTAGAAGATAATTTTGACAAACAGTTTACGGCCATTTTAAACCCAGTGCAGTTAGCAGCTTACACCAATTACAAGCACGCCAACGAAGACGCTAATCTTACTGCCGCCCAGACAGAAAAGCCCGAGAAGGCCAAACCCGTAGCTACCAACGAAAAGAAAATTAAATAAACTTTAAGCTTTTCCTGTATTTAGGCCGCTGCTAACCACAGCGGCCTTTTTGTTTTGCTTAAAAAAAGCGTTTTGTCTATTTAATTGTTGTAGCAATAAGGTAACCAACCATGCATTAAAGTTTACTCCTAATTGTTACA
The sequence above is a segment of the Adhaeribacter swui genome. Coding sequences within it:
- a CDS encoding CheR family methyltransferase; amino-acid sequence: MDPKSTAPDNFSEFSYQPFSSDKRRSDSDFFVVAIGASAGGLEAINEFFDHLPATTDAAFVIIQHLSPTHKSLMPELLAKHTTMSISEAKDGLTLQPNSIYLIPNKAILTIQKGRLRLSEKIQAQVPNMAIDTFMQSLANDKKEKSIGVILSGTGSDGTRGLEAIKAVGGQIVVQDPTTAHFDGMPNSAIATGFADAVLAPKQMSTYLIKYINNHLLLNNTNLDEMQAGNNAIVEEILEFAKEACDLDFTNYKRPTLFRRVAKRMLETNHDSYEKYFTYLKQNKEEIQHLCGEFLINVTRFFRDERAFAILEEKVIPEIVRSKKADDSIKIWVAGCSTGEEPYSLAMLLDTYLAKIRSHVPVKIFATDVDKQALHLASRGAYPDAITQVLPPAMLAKYFVRRTDDYVVCEHIRKMIIFAHHDVTKDAPFSKVDLVSCRNMLIYMDGPLQHKVLNAFHFALTVGGFLFLGPSENLGVIKQYFSEISRKWKIYRNLEASRRSVPQNITVRKLQIDSRPPDTVRAKSPKPTLMQQIGDIFNAALVEEFNFAGVCIDENYRLLHAIGNYKMYLDLPDWQLNFSLTKMVPDDIAVAIGASVRKVAKTKQKSTLRNLELTINGTTRLIDIVIKPYLSGEFSERFLFILFSESIRSKNYKEANVSTSYNQQDQINALEQELNETKENLYTTFEELEVSNEELQSNNEELLSANEELQSTNEELQSLNEELHTVNTEHQQKIKELIELNEDMDNYFRNADIGQMFVDQQLTIRKFTPAIINQINLIPNDIGRPLAHFSNNLKYDRLIDDIKEVIDTGARIEKEIQLRTGSYFLMRLVPYLKQNNKIDGVVITFVDVTLLKNLNNTLEGILNSSINGIIALKSVRNQNNQIVDFEWSMANEATGHMFKKDPGSLIGNSLLEELPGMKKSRLFNRFVQVVATGELLNLEHYYNYDGIETWFQTVAAKVEDGLTVTFADITEKKLASQNLLTAYQELQAAEENLKKLNNQLEERIIDRTRELSSSEERFRLISLATNDAIWDWTLIDNKLWWNEGFKIMFAYTTEEIEPGVESWFQRIHPEDKERIIASVNEAINQSQEQWSAEYRFRKADDTYAYVFNRAFIILNENGVAYRMLGSLLDLTNLKLAQEELRKTNADLIRINNDLDNFVYTASHDLKSPISNIEGLLYHLEVELADADENVLEILNHIKKSVDRFKVTIKDLTEISKVDKIQYDDVTEINVEELLDDIKLSINNLIEDSHAKIEAHCETCPTIKFSRRNLRSILYNLLSNSIKYRDFHRPVKIKVTTQKTPEYSVLIVEDNGLGIDEAYQTKLFSMFKRFHNHVDGSGIGLYIVNKIVENAGGKIEVESKVDKGTTFKIFLKNTD
- a CDS encoding PA0069 family radical SAM protein yields the protein MEEQTYFKGRGAQLNPSNRFRQNEYVTDHVEGLDGPLLQNSKTEYYTENPKKIINKVTSPDLGLSYSMNPYQGCEHGCIYCYARNTHEYWGYSAGLDFERKIIIKENAPETLAAQLENPNWKVMPLMLSGNTDCYQPIEQKMQLTRRMLQVLLQYRHPVSIITKNALILRDLDILRQLDQLNLLHVNISLTTLNEELRSKLEPRTASAAKRLAVIQKLSEAGISVNVMVAPIIPGLNDHEIPKLLQQAAAHGASSAAYTIVRLNGSIGEIFRNWVHQNYPDRADKVLNQIAACHGGQINDSTYGRRMTGEGEWATTISNLFRVTKAKYLQGRQMKPYNYSLFCTKAGKQLRLF
- a CDS encoding M3 family metallopeptidase; this translates as MNPLLEDFDTPFQTAPFTLIQHQHYLPAMQEAIKRGQTEINAITSNSAAPTFENTILALEQSGQLLDQISSIFFNLNAAETDLEMQHLAKEISPLLTSYANDIMLDETLFKRIEQVYQNRAELILTVEDATLLEKTYKSFVRNGANLNEASKSRLREIDNQLSQLSLTFGENVLHETNNYALEITDAADLAGLPESLVEAAAQAAKEAGKENTWLFTLHLPSYIPFMTYAENRGLRQELYRAYASRGCQQNDHNNEAVVINIVKLRQERAQLLGFKTHADFVLQERMAESPGKVQDFLQDLLVYAKPVAETEWQNLTNYASQIGGPGALQRWDLSYYSEKLKKEKYAIDDEILKPYFPLEQVIAGVFAVSNKLYGLVYKESTEIQTYHPDVKVYEVEDEDGKHIGIFYCDFFPRPGKRNGAWMTSYRSQKKENGQDQRPHVAIVCNFTKPTASKPALLTFNEVRTLFHEFGHALHGLLANGTYASLSGTHVYWDFVELPSQVFENWTTEKESLDLFARHYQTNEPIPDELIQRLKQSTNFMAGYATLRQIGLARLDLAWHTIPAEQIADVFTFEQKALAETEILPLVPGTNTSCSFSHIFQGGYSSGYYSYKWAEVLDADAFEFFQEKGVFNKQTATLFRQHILSAGGSEPPMILYKRFRGKEPSPKALLKRNGLLKE